GCTAAGCATATACTTTTTTCTGTGTTGTTGGCAGCAATCTATCTGCAagtctgtggtttttgttttttttttttttcatttgcattaaACCATAGATTAATGCTGTCAAGACAGACCTTTTACAAGGAGTCCTTTATAAATTCAGATGACCAGTACCAGGATCAACACTCTAGCAGTGGATCCTCATCAAAGTTCTACTGTGAGGGCCATATGTGCCCTACTCACAACCACACAAAAAGTCATGGTAGAATAACCAGGCAGAACCTGGAACCATGAATATCTGCACATGACCCTTGTGCAAGACATTCTTTTCTCAGGAACTTAGCAGTACAAACATTATCCTTGATTTCTGATCACTAGCTAGTCCACTAGAAATCCTTGAATGGTCATATTTATTTCAGCATTCCCTTGGCtttctgagttagaaagggcCTGTGTCACATCTGCCACTGCTTTGAGCACACTGTAAGCTCAAAGAAGACAGCACCTCCAAACCTTAAGATTTTCTTCCGAGTTTGGTTGAGCTGCGGCTGTTTGTCTGTTCCACACAGGCTTGGGCCCAACGCGGGAGATGGAGCCCCAGGACTGTTGAGGCCTGgaagtccctcccctcccccttcccacttTGCTGCTTTGTGGcattcccctccctctaccttctCCTACTTTGATAACCTGGCTATGACTAGCAGAAGTACAGCCAGGCCCAATGGGCAACCCCAGGCCAGCAAAATATGCCAGTTCAAATTGGTCCTGCTGGGAGAGTCTGCGGTGGGGAAGTCTAGCCTGGTGTTACGTTTTGTCAAAGGACAGTTCCATGAATACCAGGAAAGCACCATTGGAGCGGCCTTCCTCACCCAATCCGTGTGTCTAGATGACACAACAGTCAAGTTTGAGATCTGGGACACTGCTGGGCAGGAGCGATACCACAGTTTAGCCCCTATGTACTACAGGGGTGCCCAGGCTGCAATCGTGGTCTATGATATTACTAATCAGGAAACGTTTGCTCGGGCAAAGACATGGGTAAAGGAACTACAGCGGCAAGCCAGCCCTAGCATTGTTATTGCCTTGGCAGGGAACAAAGCTGACCTTGCCAACAAGCGCATGGTGGAGTATGAAGAGGCTCAGGCATATGCAGATGACAACAGCTTATTATTTATGGAGACTTCAGCTAAGACTGCTATGAACGTGAATGATCTCTTCCTGGCAATAGCAAAGAAGTTGCCAAAGAGTGAACCCCAGAATCTTGGGGGTGCGGCAGGCCGAAGTCGGGGTGTGGATCTTCATGAGCAGTCCCAGCAAAACAAGAGCCAGTGTTGTAGCAACTGAGGGGTGGCTCGCAGCAAATATGTATGGAGTTAGCAGGAGAGCTAAGAAATaacctccatccccacccctcaGCACACAGCCCCTACGGTAACAGCACACTGAGCCCTGGCTCCCAAGGGCTGCCTCCTGACAGCTCCATCATGACACTTTTTAATGCTTCAGCAACCAACACCAGGCAGCTGTTGCCACTACTATGCCCTACCTGGGGCTTTGGGTCACATCTCCCCAGGACCTTCCTTCCAAAACAAACTTCTTCACTTCGTGTTCTAGGTGCAAGACAGTGACCTCCTCATTGTCCCCCACCCCCGTGTTTTTCCAGTGTTTCAGAGAAGacttctgtctcctgcctcccATCCCACCTCTCATCATTACTCCCTCTTCTCGATCCTGTNTCTCCTCTTNACAAGATGATGAAGGGTAATCCCAGGGACTGAGAAGGGAGGGATATACTTTTAGTTACATTAAAGACCTTGTGGGGAGAGTAAGGCTCACAGCAGGAGGGAGTGAGGAAACATTgctttcccattttatttatctGGTAAGAGTTTCTTGTCTATGAAACACTGCGGCACCAATGAGTAGGACTTGTGGAGGGCGTTCCTAGGTAGGAGTGAGAACAGGGAGTCAAGCTCATAGGCACTGAATGGGAGTTTATTAGTTAGTAGGACAAAGGTCGAGGTGCAATGTCACCGTGGCTCTGGAACTTGCCCNGAGGCTGGTTTCCCTTTTGTCCCCATCCACTCACCCCACTCGAGTGTGGGGATTGGACCTCAGAGTGCTCCAAAGAATCTTCACTGGTTGCCTGCACCTTTAGCTCTGCTGTGATCTAATTGGAGGAGGTATTCTGATACCGTCCTCTGAGGCCTATGTATACATAGGCATTTCCCCTACCCTGGCCTTGAGATGGCCTTAACCCCAGACACCATGCCCCTGCAGTTTGCACTTTATTTGATGGTAGTTCAGTCAAGAtacggggttttttttttgggggggggggggttgattgATTTACCTATCCTTCAACCGTTTTAATTAAATGGAATCTACAATGAATGAGGTTTGGCCCTATAGAAGACAGTAACAGTGGCAGCTACTCACACCCAGTCTCCACTGCTAGCTTCCTCTGACTGATTCATACCTCTATTCTTGGGTATAGGTTTTTCTGAGCAACTGGGAAGTGGCCTCAGAATAGCATGGGCCATGGTAGTGGAGTAAAGAAAGGTCAGGCAAAAGGAGTGTTCCATCTTCCCAGGGTTCACATTCAGTTTGCTATGTCTTACCATGTCTTTTCTACTTCCCTGTAAATATGTATAAGTCTTTATTCTCTGTACagtctgctctgcctcctggttcccATTagccctcttttcttctccttttgttaATATCTTGGATTTAGTTCCTCCTTCATTCCCCCACTTACTCTTACTTAATCCATGTACCACGAGGGGCTCCTACCACAAAGGCTGCTTGTCCAATGACAGGGCAGCTAGAACTGAAGGTGCCTCACAACTGCCTTGTATCATCAGAGGGCTTTGGTCCTTCCTAAGTCTCTGGCCTCTCTCCGTCCTATATTAGGTGTTTGAGGGTGTCTGTGGGAAGCTATCAAAGCAAGAGGAAACTTGGTATTTTAGCCAGAGTTTGGGAGAAACATGCAGAAGAAAGGAANGACCACGGTAACCTCNAGTTGAGCCTTTCTGCCCCTTGGGCTCAGANANTGNCTTGTGTTCCAGAGCAGCTGAGGAATCCATGAGGCCAAGATTCTCAAGGACCCAACTTAGGTTCCTCCACTTAGGACTcaattctcttccttttccagggGCAGCCTTAGTTCTCATGGCCCTGAAACATATATTTACTTCCCTAAAATCTGTTCATCTGCAAAATATCCAGGCACATCCATTTTACAAGTGGAGACTCGAGGGAAGCTCTCCAAGTCTCTTAGAAACTTAATTCCTTCTCTGCAAAAGTGAAGATGTTTTATTGCCTTGGGGCTGGGAAACCATTTCCCTAGgctttacctccctccctcccccctctcataGGAACAGTATTGGCCTTAGTTCCTGGCCTACCTGCTGCCTTCCCtctcctgccagctctcctgcctttgCTGGAGCTCTGTTGGGCTTGAGGGGTTTTGTtcgctccctcccctcccctgttaccttttttcttttgatcagTTTTTAGGGGGAGGGCTCATCTTTTTTGCCTATATATTTCTTTCCTAAGGAAGCATTTGCCTTTCTTTCACTCTCCTAACATAACAATCGTGGTAACAGAATGCAACTGCTGATTTATCAATGTATTTAAtgtaaggaaaaaaggaaaaaagaaagtgaaaaaaaaaaagatttttcttccATGCTCACCTTAATTATCTTTCAATTTCAGACTGAGTTACCATATTATAGTAAGAGAAGACTTAAAGGCATACCATATAATAGTAAGAGATGATATTTTTACTGTCTCTGCCAGCAGGTATGACCTCCATGTAAGCCCCTAAATgatacccccccaaaaaataataTCAAAGCAATTCTTCAAAGGCCTTCTATGCTTCTAAATGTTAGGTTATCAAGGGAGCAATTCTCAATGTTGTTACCTGATATTACATGTATGATAGATGAACcacaaaggaaaatataacaCATCTGAATTTGAAAATAACCCATCTATATTTAACCTTATGTATCTGACCCTTGACTCTCAAAAACATTAGTTGAAATTGGCTTctctggaatagtttgaaaattGCACTCTACAGAGAGATGACGAGTTTGCTCGCACATACTGAAAGACCTAAGGTACTGGCAAAGGGTATGTGCCACTGATGCTCACAACTAAGACAATCAGTTTCTCAGTCTTcctgaagaaaaactgaaaagcaaCCAAGtattaaatgagaaatgaaagccagatgtggtggcgcaggcctttaatcccagcacttgggaggcagaggcaggcagatttctgagttcagggccagcctggtctacaaagtgagttccaggacagccagggctatacagagaaaccctgtctcaaaaagagagagagagagagagagagagagagagagagagagagagagagagagagagagagagagatgaaataaaaGGATTTATAGGGCCCCTAAAATCCATGAAGGACTTTAGGGAACATTTTAGAATGAGTTAATAATGACAGTCTTGATAAATATAACAAAAGAGATTGCCCACCATCTATTATTTCCATGCACTGTACCCTAAGTAGTTTCACTTCAAAGATAAGTTTTCCTTACCAATTCagtaattcttttaaataaaggcAAACAAGCAAATGTGACTATTAGCTGTAGCAATATGTTCttccataaatatatataaaaaacaaggaaataaaattgaataagttacttctgtaaatatttagccaagtatttaaataaaattgctaATTATAGTTGGTATTTGCTCCACTAGGAAAAACATCTTATACAAATACTGGCTTAGCACACACAACCACAAGCTATGTTTTGGCTAGTTGAATTTAAAGCCCATGATACAAATCTAACAATTTATGTATTGTAGTATATTTTCCtgaattaaaaatcataaaaagttatgtcacatttaaaaatacagtaaaataagaTTAAGGTAGTTAGACAATGAAACATCTAAGTTTAAAGATAATTTTGATGCTTTATATATTAATTAGCTCTTGTGCTAATTAAGACTAATTAtgctaaaagaacataaaaatcaaCTTAATTACAGTAATAATTGTGCTAAGTCAAGATAGAATGATTTAAAATAGAAGAGAATTATTTAACTTTACTAAACAAACTCGCAAGTCCCAATTTTCACCTTGTAAGAAGCCCTTTGAAGCACGTGATCACTGATGCAATGTTCTGTGAAATTCTCTAAGTGTAAATTTTCTGAGACAAGCTTCAGTTATAATTAAAGGTAAAAGACCACTTTATTTAGGAAAAACAGACCTACACAATTTCATTGAAATTATTGCTTGATATTAATTTTTAACTTATAAAATATTGTGGTTTAAGGTACAGCTAAAAATGGGATTCTGGAAGCATTCATAGGGTTCTGCATGCAGCTCTGAACTCAGAGCACTGCAATGGGAAGGCTTACATCCACTCACTAAGCTTGTATGGCTCTGTGAATGCTCACTTTCATTCATTCTCATCATCAGGAGATTCTGGCTACATCACATAACACGTGTATAATGCCAAAAATATTGTATTGGGTTATAGTTTACAAGGTtagtagattattttctttatgttgtaCAGGAAGAATGTATTGCTGGCATATTTGGTTATTTGCCTTTGAAAAGTCTTCAATAAACTAACAATGAAAGTGTCTTTCAGATGGAACTTACATGACACAAGAATAAGTACTCAAAGAATATCACATACTACGTCTATCAACTCATGACCAACACTATGATCTGCAATCAGAAAGTACAGGAGAGAGTGCAAACCAAAAGAACATTTACCTTTGCAGCATATAATTTCTGATAAGAACTTCCAATGTATATTTGCTTCATAAGAAAAAAACATCAGCTTAAAGTACTGggcttaaaaaatatttacactaaCTCACAGTAAAGcaagaatgttttaaatgtattgcCTAACATTTTAAACAGCTCATTCTTATTTCAAAATGTCTAATTTTATCTGAACCAAGATGAGATCAAAAATACTTGTAGGATTTGTTTTCCATGGGAATGAATAATTACTCAAGGTAGTTAATAATTGTAACAGATAGAAAGTTCTATCAATACAACAGTGGTCTACTTTCCTTCCTGAAAACAGATCCCTGAACAATTCCTACAACTACTGCAACAAGCTACTTGTCTCTGATCAGTATCATTCATCTACTAATCTATTACTAACAGCTTTACACGCTCAGGAAGGTTACACCTATGTGTTTGCTTTCAAGGCAATCAAGACACGTATTCTGGAGACTAAGTAATTCAGTAAAAGGCAGGTCCAATGGCCGATTTAAGAAAATTAATCTCAAAATGTTCTTAAAAAGAACTTCTTTATCTTACAAAGAAAGATGACTTGTAGAATCACTTAGTTCATTCACCCTAATAACAAACCCAGAAGGCACAAGTGATCTACAGACATGTTTCTTGTACTTATCTTGAGTAATTCTAAATCCCTTTTACTCCATGGTTATAGTGGTACAAATTGTGGTGTGAAAGCACTAATAACACACTATAAAGTGcactttttgggatagcattggaaatgtaattgaggaaaatacgtaataaaaaaaaatcagtatcaaGGTCAGGATTTGAATTCTAGACTTAGTTACCTGATAGTTCAGGAAGTGAGCAATGACATAATAATACAacattcagaataaaataaaaataggaaattcATCCTGCACAATTAAGTTACACTGCTAGACATCAGAAATCAACCTATATTCAGTAAGTTTAACTTTGCATCCGCCTACACTGAACACAAACTCAGGCCACAGAACAGTAAAAAGTTTTATTATAAGGCACTGTTTTGTACATGGAAAATAAAGTACTTCTGAATGATAGAAACCAGAGCAAAACTTTACTGCAGCTTAGCTCGATTTCTTTTAAAAGccactgaaaatgaaaaattattgtaCTTTTGTCATATATTTATTAAACGAACTTTTTCAAAAGTATACTGCAGTTTCAttggaaaattaaaaagtttTAGGATGATTCTTATTTGAAACAAGTTAATACTAGCTAAAATAAGATAATACATCCAACTTTAAGATTCCAGTCATCTTTATAAGCATTCATCATAAAATGGGATTCTATACACCCTCACATAGCTAAATATCTGTATTCATCATTGAGGAAGAAATCCTGCTGCCTTTATCATCTTATGAATAAATGGTTCTCTTGCTGACACACTGTATTATATCCTGGTCCCTGTGAAAAGTGAACTTTAAAAGCCTGGACAGCTGAAAGCAGATGTTTATAAACAGCATGCTTCAGAAATCAAGGACtttgaaatatttaatgaaataataataggTAGGAATCCAAGGGAGCACACAATGGAATCTCAGTGTCTTAGACACAGATATGCATTGTTATTAAAAAGGACTACAATATTTTTCCTATGACATATTTTCTATCAGTTATAAACTAAGAACAAAATGCACATCTTTATAAGTTGGAAAAACTGAAGTGGATGATAAAATCAGCGAATAAAATCTAaaagcagaatactgacttttcCACTTTCATCTCcttgatgaaataaataaaacttaaatattaaaataaatataagcacTAAAAtgagttctgaaaaaaaattccatagtTGCTTAAAAGCCCCAACCAACTACTACATGTGGTATTAGCACTAAGGTTTTATAAAAGCTattcataaaaaatatattattataataattttatttataatactcCAAACTATTCTTTCTAAACCTTCACTGAAAAATACAATCTCTTCTaggtaataaaattataaatgccaAGTAATTCTTAAGGACTGTTTAAATagcaaggcattttctttttcttcatagtatttattttaagaataggCCATAATGTATTACACTCCCCTTAGatgataaacaaaatatttttttatttaaattcaggGTCATGAagcatggtttttgtttgtttgtttgtttctctgttttccctAAACTGATCTATTTTGATTTACTGGATCAAAATAAGCAAGCATTCAGTGCAAAGTAACTGCCCAAATGACACAACCTCAGTTTTCATTTCACTTCAAAGCTCTTGACGTTCAAATCTCCAACCTTTATAttacattgaaataaaataaaggataacCCATAAATGGGCAGTGAATACCATAAATATtagatttacatttaaatatgttttaggAAATGAGTCTCAATACAGAAACAATAACACTATCCACACTAATGCAGAAGACTTCAAAGTCAACTCAGCTAATTTGAGAAAATCATGCCTTACAGTTTACTAGATCTTAAACTTTTCCCACAACTTTAAAATGCAACAACCCATTAAAAAgctagtatgtatgtgtatatattcatgaagtctttctttattattttggaCTGAAAAAATAATGTTTGTCTATATAACTCAAGCTTAAAATCCAAAGCAAAGCGGCTATATAATTCTCAATACCTTAGAAAATACATGAAACAGAGCTTGATAtataagatatttttaataaGGGAAGTAATAAGAAGTAAACACAAATTCAACCTCATAAACGACATTTCATTTTTACCTGAACATGAACAAACCACCATTTTTGTGTCTCTCAAAAATGAAgtatatttaaagaaaagctcATGTTAACCTAATATTGTTCTAATCTTAGATCATGGCGTTGCATTATAAAATGAGTAACTTTAAGctataaatatataacttattGAATATACCTCATCTTAGTTGTGTAATATAATCTTATCTTATAAGACCTTGAACATTTGCTATGGCTAAGTTTGAAGGTAAAGAAGTCTTTTCCTTAGCTGTATATCATACTCACTTTATTACATCTAGAATTATTTCTTTCACTTTacagaaaaagattttttatGATAACTGTTTTTTTATTATGCAggagcattatatatatatatatacatacatgtatatacatatatatgtatatatatgcgcCTCAGTTCTAAAAACATTCTTATTAGCACTTCAGAAAAGACCAAAAGCTGTAATATATTACATGGTATGGAATACGCCATGAAGAACCTAGGAGTGCAAACAGTAGGATACGGTACAGCAAAGAAAACTTACCAGACAGTTGTTTCTACTTGACTGTCATTAAGCTGTCGATTGTCCAGCTGGGCAAAAAGTGGAAAAAGTACTTGAATCCCTCCAATTGAATGGATTGCACTATGAATTGAATGTGTTACTATAGCTTTCACATCctacaacaaagacaaaaatatttgtcaaacttccatgacaagatttttatcactatttctaaCCCTAGGTATCATTATATGGCTAGTGTATCCTGATACTATAAGAGTTCTCAATCATGTACTTATTGataggcacacatgtatacagtaAAAATGACGTATCTTTGACTAGTCACTTTTAAAGCCTGAATAAGCTAAGCCATTATCCTAATCTATGAAGGCATTCTAAGTTATTCTAGAAGAAAGTATTATTATTGGATTTAAGGACATTCAAGTAATTTTCAAGTTGATAGATAAGACCTCCTCAAATCAGAATATTTTTTATACCTAGCAACATCATGTTCAGGAAGACAACAGACTTTTATTTCAAAGGACATAGAAACACATGATAACAGATGGGGTAAATTTCCAAGGCAGTCAAAAAGTTGAAGACAGAAACTTGGTTTACAAAAGCAGAAGCAGCAGTAGCATTTGCAGGTGAACAGTGCTTGCTGTGGGAAGGAACACAGGCTGGGTGCTGGCAGCATGGGTCCAGCCCCGCCCACCCACCTGGAGCATCAGTGCATGTGGGGAGTGCACAAAGATGGATGCATTTTCTTTTGGTGAGGACTCCAGGCAAAGCTGAGCATCGGTGGCCTTGGCGTTGTAGGAAAAGGCAATACTACTGGCAAGCTTCCCGTCATACAGAACCTGTTTGTGATGTTCTGCCAAATGAATATCACTCTCAGACTTAAACTTGAAGGTACTCtgtaaaaataaagtttcattaATACTCTTTTCAAAGAATCTTTAAGGACTCTAAATCTTTAAAGCAGAGAAACAATGGCAGGAATGATTTCCTGTATTCCCTCCAGTATCTCACCCTGCATCCCAGTGTTGCATACCCTGCTACTCTCACTTCAGATACGAGAGTTGTTTGATCTATGAACATTAAATTTTTAACTCAAACACTTAAGAATGCCGCAGATCAAGTATATCTGGCCAAAATTCAAACAGTTTTCTACCTCTGGCCTGACAACTCTCTgtagtggtttttttgttttgtttttgttttttgtttggtttggtttggtttgatttg
This region of Mus caroli chromosome 3, CAROLI_EIJ_v1.1, whole genome shotgun sequence genomic DNA includes:
- the LOC110291569 gene encoding ras-related protein Rab-5B, whose protein sequence is MTSRSTARPNGQPQASKICQFKLVLLGESAVGKSSLVLRFVKGQFHEYQESTIGAAFLTQSVCLDDTTVKFEIWDTAGQERYHSLAPMYYRGAQAAIVVYDITNQETFARAKTWVKELQRQASPSIVIALAGNKADLANKRMVEYEEAQAYADDNSLLFMETSAKTAMNVNDLFLAIAKKLPKSEPQNLGGAAGRSRGVDLHEQSQQNKSQCCSN